A window of Cyclopterus lumpus isolate fCycLum1 chromosome 14, fCycLum1.pri, whole genome shotgun sequence contains these coding sequences:
- the ndufa2 gene encoding NADH dehydrogenase [ubiquinone] 1 alpha subcomplex subunit 2, which yields MAAAAVRSLGSSLGKNLREIRVHLCQNSAASKGARDFVEQHYVTLKTSNPDFPIRIRECSGVQARVWARYDFGKESSVSVDHMSADQVAVTLQTLVQSRP from the exons ATGGCGGCCGCAGCAGTGAGGAGTCTCGGCTCCAGTTTGGGTAAAAACCTCCGGGAGATCCGCGTGCACCTCTGCCAGAACTCCGCAGCCAGCAAGGGGGCCAG AGACTTTGTGGAGCAGCACTATGTGACCCTGAAGACCTCCAACCCAGACTTCCCGATCCGGATCAGAGAGTGTTCTGGAGTCCAGGCCCGGGTCTGGGCCCGGTATG ACTTTGGGAAAGAAAGCAGCGTCTCCGTGGACCACATGTCAGCTGACCAGGTGGCCGTCACTCTGCAGACTCTGGTTCAGTCCAGACCTTGA